One part of the Homo sapiens chromosome 19, GRCh38.p14 Primary Assembly genome encodes these proteins:
- the CADM4 gene encoding cell adhesion molecule 4 precursor — protein MGRARRFQWPLLLLWAAAAGPGAGQEVQTENVTVAEGGVAEITCRLHQYDGSIVVIQNPARQTLFFNGTRALKDERFQLEEFSPRRVRIRLSDARLEDEGGYFCQLYTEDTHHQIATLTVLVAPENPVVEVREQAVEGGEVELSCLVPRSRPAATLRWYRDRKELKGVSSSQENGKVWSVASTVRFRVDRKDDGGIIICEAQNQALPSGHSKQTQYVLDVQYSPTARIHASQAVVREGDTLVLTCAVTGNPRPNQIRWNRGNESLPERAEAVGETLTLPGLVSADNGTYTCEASNKHGHARALYVLVVYDPGAVVEAQTSVPYAIVGGILALLVFLIICVLVGMVWCSVRQKGSYLTHEASGLDEQGEAREAFLNGSDGHKRKEEFFI, from the exons aTGGGCCGGGCCCGGCGCTTCCAGTggccgctgctgctgctgtgggcGGCCGCGGCGGGGCCAG GGGCAGGACAGGAAGTACAGACAGAGAACGTGACAGTGGCTGAGGGTGGGGTGGCTGAGATCACCTGCCGTCTGCACCAGTATGATGGGTCCATAGTTGTCATCCAGAACCCAGCCCGGCAGACCCTCTTCTTCAATGGCACCCGTG CCTTGAAGGATGAGCGTTTCCAGCTTGAGGAGTTCTCCCCACGCCGGGTGCGGATCCGGCTCTCAGATGCCCGCCTGGAGGACGAGGGGGGCTATTTCTGCCAGCTCTACACAGAAGACACCCACCACCAGATTGCCACGCTCACGGTACTAG TGGCCCCAGAGAATCCTGTGGTGGAGGTCCGGGAGCAGGCGGTAGAGGGCGGCGAGGTGGAGCTCAGCTGCCTCGTTCCGCGGTCCCGTCCGGCTGCCACCCTGCGCTGGTACCGGGACCGCAAGGAGCTGAAAG GAGTGAGCAGCAGCCAGGAAAATGGCAAGGTCTGGAGCGTGGCAAGCACAGTACGGTTTCGTGTGGACCGTAAGGACGACGGTGGTATCATCATCTGTGAGGCGCAGAACCAGGCGCTGCCCTCCGGACACAGCAAGCAGACGCAGTACGTGCTGGATGTGCAGT ACTCCCCCACGGCCCGGATTCATGCCTCCCAAGCTGTGGTGAGGGAGGGAGACACGCTGGTGTTGACGTGTGCTGTCACGGGGAACCCCAG GCCAAACCAGATCCGCTGGAACCGCGGGAATGAGTCTTTGCCGGAGAGGGCGGAGGCCGTGGGAGAGACGCTCACGCTGCCGGGTCTGGTATCCGCGGATAACGGCACCTACACTTGCGAGGCGTCCAATAAGCACGGCCATGCGAGGGCGCTCTACGTACTTGTGGTCTACG ACCCTGGTGCGGTGGTAGAGGCTCAGACGTCGGTTCCCTATGCCATTGTGGGCGGCATCCTGGCGCTGCTGGTGTTTCTGATCATATGTGTGCTAGTGGGCATGGTCTGGTGCTCGGTACGGCAGAAGG GTTCCTATCTGACCCACGAAGCCAGTGGCTTGGATGAACAGGGAGAAGCAAGAGAAGCCTTCCTCAATGGCAGCGACGGACACAAGAGGAAAGAGGAATTCTTCATCTGA
- the CADM4 gene encoding cell adhesion molecule 4 isoform X3 has protein sequence MGRARRFQWPLLLLWAAAAGPGAGQEVQTENVTVAEGGVAEITCRLHQYDGSIVVIQNPARQTLFFNGTRALKDERFQLEEFSPRRVRIRLSDARLEDEGGYFCQLYTEDTHHQIATLTVLVAPENPVVEVREQAVEGGEVELSCLVPRSRPAATLRWYRDRKELKGVSSSQENGKVWSVASTVRFRVDRKDDGGIIICEAQNQALPSGHSKQTQYVLDVQYSPTARIHASQAVVREGDTLVLTCAVTGNPRPNQIRWNRGNESLPERAEAVGETLTLPGLVSADNGTYTCEASNKHGHARALYVLVVYGNRTCLRLSLPISKVEINNSTYITRLL, from the exons aTGGGCCGGGCCCGGCGCTTCCAGTggccgctgctgctgctgtgggcGGCCGCGGCGGGGCCAG GGGCAGGACAGGAAGTACAGACAGAGAACGTGACAGTGGCTGAGGGTGGGGTGGCTGAGATCACCTGCCGTCTGCACCAGTATGATGGGTCCATAGTTGTCATCCAGAACCCAGCCCGGCAGACCCTCTTCTTCAATGGCACCCGTG CCTTGAAGGATGAGCGTTTCCAGCTTGAGGAGTTCTCCCCACGCCGGGTGCGGATCCGGCTCTCAGATGCCCGCCTGGAGGACGAGGGGGGCTATTTCTGCCAGCTCTACACAGAAGACACCCACCACCAGATTGCCACGCTCACGGTACTAG TGGCCCCAGAGAATCCTGTGGTGGAGGTCCGGGAGCAGGCGGTAGAGGGCGGCGAGGTGGAGCTCAGCTGCCTCGTTCCGCGGTCCCGTCCGGCTGCCACCCTGCGCTGGTACCGGGACCGCAAGGAGCTGAAAG GAGTGAGCAGCAGCCAGGAAAATGGCAAGGTCTGGAGCGTGGCAAGCACAGTACGGTTTCGTGTGGACCGTAAGGACGACGGTGGTATCATCATCTGTGAGGCGCAGAACCAGGCGCTGCCCTCCGGACACAGCAAGCAGACGCAGTACGTGCTGGATGTGCAGT ACTCCCCCACGGCCCGGATTCATGCCTCCCAAGCTGTGGTGAGGGAGGGAGACACGCTGGTGTTGACGTGTGCTGTCACGGGGAACCCCAG GCCAAACCAGATCCGCTGGAACCGCGGGAATGAGTCTTTGCCGGAGAGGGCGGAGGCCGTGGGAGAGACGCTCACGCTGCCGGGTCTGGTATCCGCGGATAACGGCACCTACACTTGCGAGGCGTCCAATAAGCACGGCCATGCGAGGGCGCTCTACGTACTTGTGGTCTACG GTAACCGAACCTGTCTgcgcctcagtttacccatcagTAAAGTGGAAATAAACAATAGCACCTATATAACaaggctgttgtga
- the CADM4 gene encoding cell adhesion molecule 4 isoform X1, giving the protein MTGAGQEVQTENVTVAEGGVAEITCRLHQYDGSIVVIQNPARQTLFFNGTRALKDERFQLEEFSPRRVRIRLSDARLEDEGGYFCQLYTEDTHHQIATLTVLVAPENPVVEVREQAVEGGEVELSCLVPRSRPAATLRWYRDRKELKGVSSSQENGKVWSVASTVRFRVDRKDDGGIIICEAQNQALPSGHSKQTQYVLDVQYSPTARIHASQAVVREGDTLVLTCAVTGNPRPNQIRWNRGNESLPERAEAVGETLTLPGLVSADNGTYTCEASNKHGHARALYVLVVYDPGAVVEAQTSVPYAIVGGILALLVFLIICVLVGMVWCSVRQKGSYLTHEASGLDEQGEAREAFLNGSDGHKRKEEFFI; this is encoded by the exons ATGACAG GGGCAGGACAGGAAGTACAGACAGAGAACGTGACAGTGGCTGAGGGTGGGGTGGCTGAGATCACCTGCCGTCTGCACCAGTATGATGGGTCCATAGTTGTCATCCAGAACCCAGCCCGGCAGACCCTCTTCTTCAATGGCACCCGTG CCTTGAAGGATGAGCGTTTCCAGCTTGAGGAGTTCTCCCCACGCCGGGTGCGGATCCGGCTCTCAGATGCCCGCCTGGAGGACGAGGGGGGCTATTTCTGCCAGCTCTACACAGAAGACACCCACCACCAGATTGCCACGCTCACGGTACTAG TGGCCCCAGAGAATCCTGTGGTGGAGGTCCGGGAGCAGGCGGTAGAGGGCGGCGAGGTGGAGCTCAGCTGCCTCGTTCCGCGGTCCCGTCCGGCTGCCACCCTGCGCTGGTACCGGGACCGCAAGGAGCTGAAAG GAGTGAGCAGCAGCCAGGAAAATGGCAAGGTCTGGAGCGTGGCAAGCACAGTACGGTTTCGTGTGGACCGTAAGGACGACGGTGGTATCATCATCTGTGAGGCGCAGAACCAGGCGCTGCCCTCCGGACACAGCAAGCAGACGCAGTACGTGCTGGATGTGCAGT ACTCCCCCACGGCCCGGATTCATGCCTCCCAAGCTGTGGTGAGGGAGGGAGACACGCTGGTGTTGACGTGTGCTGTCACGGGGAACCCCAG GCCAAACCAGATCCGCTGGAACCGCGGGAATGAGTCTTTGCCGGAGAGGGCGGAGGCCGTGGGAGAGACGCTCACGCTGCCGGGTCTGGTATCCGCGGATAACGGCACCTACACTTGCGAGGCGTCCAATAAGCACGGCCATGCGAGGGCGCTCTACGTACTTGTGGTCTACG ACCCTGGTGCGGTGGTAGAGGCTCAGACGTCGGTTCCCTATGCCATTGTGGGCGGCATCCTGGCGCTGCTGGTGTTTCTGATCATATGTGTGCTAGTGGGCATGGTCTGGTGCTCGGTACGGCAGAAGG GTTCCTATCTGACCCACGAAGCCAGTGGCTTGGATGAACAGGGAGAAGCAAGAGAAGCCTTCCTCAATGGCAGCGACGGACACAAGAGGAAAGAGGAATTCTTCATCTGA
- the CADM4 gene encoding cell adhesion molecule 4 isoform X2, with amino-acid sequence MGRARRFQWPLLLLWAAAAGPGAGQEVQTENVTVAEGGVAEITCRLHQYDGSIVVIQNPARQTLFFNGTRALKDERFQLEEFSPRRVRIRLSDARLEDEGGYFCQLYTEDTHHQIATLTVLVAPENPVVEVREQAVEGGEVELSCLVPRSRPAATLRWYRDRKELKGVSSSQENGKVWSVASTVRFRVDRKDDGGIIICEAQNQALPSGHSKQTQYVLDVQYSPTARIHASQAVVREGDTLVLTCAVTGNPRPNQIRWNRGNESLPERAEAVGETLTLPGLVSADNGTYTCEASNKHGHARALYVLVVYGSYLTHEASGLDEQGEAREAFLNGSDGHKRKEEFFI; translated from the exons aTGGGCCGGGCCCGGCGCTTCCAGTggccgctgctgctgctgtgggcGGCCGCGGCGGGGCCAG GGGCAGGACAGGAAGTACAGACAGAGAACGTGACAGTGGCTGAGGGTGGGGTGGCTGAGATCACCTGCCGTCTGCACCAGTATGATGGGTCCATAGTTGTCATCCAGAACCCAGCCCGGCAGACCCTCTTCTTCAATGGCACCCGTG CCTTGAAGGATGAGCGTTTCCAGCTTGAGGAGTTCTCCCCACGCCGGGTGCGGATCCGGCTCTCAGATGCCCGCCTGGAGGACGAGGGGGGCTATTTCTGCCAGCTCTACACAGAAGACACCCACCACCAGATTGCCACGCTCACGGTACTAG TGGCCCCAGAGAATCCTGTGGTGGAGGTCCGGGAGCAGGCGGTAGAGGGCGGCGAGGTGGAGCTCAGCTGCCTCGTTCCGCGGTCCCGTCCGGCTGCCACCCTGCGCTGGTACCGGGACCGCAAGGAGCTGAAAG GAGTGAGCAGCAGCCAGGAAAATGGCAAGGTCTGGAGCGTGGCAAGCACAGTACGGTTTCGTGTGGACCGTAAGGACGACGGTGGTATCATCATCTGTGAGGCGCAGAACCAGGCGCTGCCCTCCGGACACAGCAAGCAGACGCAGTACGTGCTGGATGTGCAGT ACTCCCCCACGGCCCGGATTCATGCCTCCCAAGCTGTGGTGAGGGAGGGAGACACGCTGGTGTTGACGTGTGCTGTCACGGGGAACCCCAG GCCAAACCAGATCCGCTGGAACCGCGGGAATGAGTCTTTGCCGGAGAGGGCGGAGGCCGTGGGAGAGACGCTCACGCTGCCGGGTCTGGTATCCGCGGATAACGGCACCTACACTTGCGAGGCGTCCAATAAGCACGGCCATGCGAGGGCGCTCTACGTACTTGTGGTCTACG GTTCCTATCTGACCCACGAAGCCAGTGGCTTGGATGAACAGGGAGAAGCAAGAGAAGCCTTCCTCAATGGCAGCGACGGACACAAGAGGAAAGAGGAATTCTTCATCTGA